Proteins encoded in a region of the Triticum dicoccoides isolate Atlit2015 ecotype Zavitan chromosome 3A, WEW_v2.0, whole genome shotgun sequence genome:
- the LOC119270561 gene encoding protein DETOXIFICATION 40-like: protein MGGGDEHGASGRLESILTDSSAPRAERMWAAGAIELGMLLRLAVPAVIMYMINFLMSMSTQIFSGHLGSLELAAASLGNTGVQMFAYGLMLGMGSAVETLCGQAYGGHKYDMLGTYLQRSAVILCCTGIPLAVIYAFSEPLLLLLGQSPEIARAASIFVYGLIPQIFAYAINFPIQKFLQAQSIVLSSAYISTATLVLHLLLSWVVVYKVGLGLLGASLVLSLSWWIIVVAQFAYIIMSPTCRRTWTGFTIKAFSGLPEFLKLSAASAVMLCLETWYYQVMVLIAGLLPNPELSLDSLSVCLTISAWVFMISIGFNAAASVRVSNELGAGNPKSAFFSVWVVTVLSAIIAVVLAVVIMCFRNYISYIFTEGERVSDTVADLCPLLAITIILNGIQPVLSGVAVGCGWQQFVAYVNVGCYYIVGVPLGVLLGFVFNFGVKGLWGGMIGGTAMQTAILLWVTIRTDWSKEVEEAQKRLNKWDDTKKEPLLVGVTDDN, encoded by the exons ATGGGCGGCGGGGACGAGCATGGCGCGTCGGGTCGGCTGGAGAGCATCCTCACGGACTCATCGGCGCCGCGGGCGGAGCGCATGTGGGCGGCGGGGGCCATCGAGCTCGGGATGCTCCTGCGGCTGGCCGTGCCGGCGGTGATCATGTACATGATCAACTTCCTCATGTCCATGTCCACGCAGATCTTCTCCGGCCACCTCGGCAGCCTggagctcgccgccgcctccctcggcaACACCGGCGTCCAGATGTTCGCCTACGGCCTTATG CTGGGCATGGGTAGTGCAGTGGAGACCCTTTGCGGACAAGCCTACGGTGGACACAAGTACGACATGCTCGGAACCTACCTACAACGCTCCGCCGTTATCCTCTGCTGCACCGGCATACCTCTCGCCGTGATCTACGCCTTCTCGGAGCCACTCCTGCTGCTGCTGGGGCAGTCCCCGGAGATAGCCCGCGCGGCGTCCATCTTCGTGTACGGCCTGATCCCTCAGATCTTCGCCTACGCCATCAACTTCCCGATCCAGAAGTTCCTGCAGGCGCAGAGCATCGTCCTCTCCAGCGCCTACATCTCCACGGCGACGCTCGTGTTGCACCTCCTGCTGAGCTGGGTGGTCGTCTACAAGGTTGGTCTCGGGCTGCTCGGCGCCTCGCTGGTGCTTAGCCTGAGTTGGTGGATCATTGTCGTGGCGCAGTTCGCGTACATCATCATGAGCCCGACGTGCCGGCGGACATGGACAGGGTTCACTATCAAGGCCTTCTCCGGGTTGCCGGAATTTCTGAAGCTCTCCGCCGCGTCCGCTGTGATGTTGTGCCTCGAGACATGGTACTACCAGGTCATGGTGCTCATCGCTGGCTTGCTCCCCAACCCCGAGCTTTCCCTGGATTCCCTCTCAGTATG CTTGACAATCTCTGCTTGGGTGTTCATGATATCAATAGGTTTCAACGCCGCCGCAAG TGTTAGAGTGAGCAATGAGCTTGGTGCCGGCAACCCCAAGTCTGCATTTTTCTCGGTTTGGGTCGTGACGGTGCTCTCTGCAATAATCGCTGTCGTCCTTGCTGTTGTGATCATGTGCTTCCGcaactacatcagctacatcttcacagaggGTGAAAGAGTTTCCGACACCGTTGCGGATCTGTGCCCGCTGCTCGCCATCACCATCATTCTCAATGGCATCCAACCTGTACTGTCAG GTGTTGCTGTTGGGTGTGGGTGGCAACAATTTGTTGCTTACGTCAACGTCGGCTGCTACTACATCGTAGGTGTTCCCCTTGGTGTTCTTCTTGGTTTTGTCTTCAACTTTGGCGTAAAG GGCCTTTGGGGTGGCATGATTGGAGGAACGGCCATGCAGACTGCCATTCTGTTGTGGGTCACCATTAGAACTGATTGGAGCAAAGAG GTAGAGGAGGCCCAAAAAAGATTGAACAAGTGGGATGATACAAAGAAGGAGCCCCTTCTTGTTGGCGTCACAGATGATAACTAA
- the LOC119270563 gene encoding protein DETOXIFICATION 40-like, which yields MADGDEHEHGAPGRLESILTDSSAPLAGRVWAAGAIELGMLLRLAAPAVVMYMINYLMSMSTQIFSGHLGSLELAAASLGNTGVQMFAYGLMLGMGSAVETLCGQAFGAHKYDMLGTYLQRSAVLLCCTGIPLAAIYAFSEPLLVLLGQSPEIAHAASIFVYGLIPQIFAYAINFPIQKFMQAQSIVLPSAYISTGTLVLHLLLSWVIVYKAGLGLLGASLVLSLSWWIIVAAQFAYIAVSPTCRETWTGFTWQAFSGLPAFLKLSAASAVMLCLETWYFQILVLIAGLLPNPEIALDSLSVCMTISGWVFMISVGFNAAASVRVSNELGAGNPKSAFFSVWVVTSLCAAISVVFAIVMLCLRNHISYLFTESEIVSDAVADLCPLLAITLILNGIQPVLSGVAVGCGWQQFVAYVNIGCYYIVGVPLGIVLGFVFNLGVKGIWGGMIGGTTMQTAILLWVTIRTDWSKEVEEAHKRLNKWDDTKKQPLLTAATDNS from the exons ATGGCGGACGGGGATGAGCATGAGCATGGCGCGCCGGGCCGGCTGGAGAGCATCCTGACGGACTCGTCGGCGCCGCTGGCGGGGCGCGTGTGGGCGGCGGGGGCGATCGAGCTCGGCATGCTCTTGCGGCTGGCGGCGCCGGCGGTGGTCATGTACATGATCAACTACCTCATGTCCATGTCCACGCAGATCTTCTCCGGCCACCTCGGGAGCCTggagctcgccgccgcctccctcggcaACACCGGCGTCCAGATGTTCGCCTACGGCCTCATG CTGGGCATGGGTAGCGCAGTGGAGACCCTGTGCGGACAAGCCTTCGGTGCGCACAAGTACGACATGCTCGGAACCTACCTCCAACGCTCCGCCGTGCTCCTCTGCTGCACCGGCATACCGCTCGCCGCGATCTACGCCTTCTCGGAGCCACTCCTCGTGCTATTAGGACAGTCACCGGAGATCGCCCACGCCGCGTCCATCTTCGTCTACGGCCTCATCCCTCAGATCTTCGCGTACGCCATCAACTTCCCGATCCAGAAGTTCATGCAGGCGCAGAGCATCGTCCTGCCCAGCGCCTACATCTCCACGGGCACGCTCGTGCTGCACTTGCTGCTCAGCTGGGTCATCGTCTACAAGGCCGGCCTCGGCCTGCTCGGCGCCTCGCTGGTGCTCAGCCTGAGCTGGTGGATCATCGTCGCGGCGCAGTTCGCGTACATCGCCGTGAGCCCGACCTGCCGGGAGACGTGGACCGGGTTCACCTGGCAGGCCTTCTCCGGCTTGCCGGCCTTCCTCAAGCTCTCCGCCGCGTCTGCTGTCATGTTGTGCCTGGAGACGTGGTACTTTCAGATCCTGGTGCTCATTGCTGGCTTGCTCCCCAACCCTGAGATTGCTCTGGATTCCCTTTCTGTGTG CATGACAATCTCCGGTTGGGTGTTCATGATCTCAGTAGGTTTCAACGCCGCCGCAAG TGTAAGAGTTAGCAATGAGCTTGGTGCCGGCAACCCCAAGTCAGCATTTTTCTCAGTGTGGGTCGTCACTTCGCTCTGTGCAGCCATCTCTGTTGTCTTTGCCATTGTGATGCTCTGCCTACGCAACCACATCAGCTACTTGTTCACAGAGAGTGAAATAGTTTCCGACGCGGTGGCGGATCTCTGCCCGCTCCTCGCCATCACACTCATTCTCAATGGCATACAACCTGTACTATCAG GTGTTGCTGTTGGATGTGGATGGCAACAATTTGTTGCATACGTGAACATTGGTTGTTACTACATCGTAGGCGTACCCCTTGGAATTGTTCTCGGTTTTGTCTTCAACCTCGGCGTAAAG GGCATTTGGGGTGGCATGATTGGAGGAACGACTATGCAGACGGCCATTCTATTGTGGGTCACCATCAGAACCGATTGGAGCAAAGAG GTTGAGGAAGCGCATAAAAGATTGAACAAGTGGGATGATACCAAGAAACAGCCCCTCCTTACGGCGGCCACGGATAATAGCTAA